One genomic region from Thermovenabulum gondwanense encodes:
- a CDS encoding aldehyde ferredoxin oxidoreductase family protein, which yields MKLGGYKNRILRVNLSNYTYSIEPLNEKMILDFIGGRGFAIKILYDELRPGIDPMSEQNKLIFVAGPLAGTNAQSFGRWKVFFKSPLTGTYFKSSGGGYLAAEMKFAGFDIIIIEGVSDKPVYLWIHDGKCEFRDASYLMGLDCDDTHTLIREELGDPRIRIACIGPAGENKVKISGIFSDRRAAARGGGGAVMGSKNLKAIAIRGHEKVEIADPEGFSEAVKAQIQMYKSNPAFEGFKARGTQIAEFTNLLGMFPTKNFREGVIQGWENIEGEEFDKYRVRKTGCHSCMLHCGNLSKVNYGKYKGAWSEGPEYESIWAFTGTISLPDVGLTIALDKLCDDLGLDTISTGSSIGFAYELYEKGIISKDDTGGLELVYGNDEPLVKLIKQIAYREGFGDILADGTREAAKKIGKGAEKYAIQVKGLELPAYDPRGAKSHGLNLLTSNIGADHNSGYAPQEIFNVPIPRPVDRFAVEGKGEITKFNQDLTAFLETGILCSFPPSMGMINAEVYGKLVSTITGIKDFDDPEYIWLVGERIYNLERIFNVREGFGKKDDSFPSRLISEPLPSGPASGQVFEQDDLLKDYYKVRGWDLETGVPTKDKLKQLGLDFALEYGK from the coding sequence GTGAAATTGGGCGGATATAAAAATAGAATATTGAGGGTAAATCTTTCTAACTATACTTATTCAATTGAACCATTAAACGAAAAAATGATCTTAGATTTCATCGGTGGTCGCGGATTTGCAATAAAAATTCTATATGACGAGCTTAGGCCGGGTATTGATCCAATGAGTGAACAAAATAAATTAATTTTTGTTGCTGGCCCTTTAGCAGGAACAAACGCACAATCTTTTGGCCGCTGGAAGGTATTTTTTAAATCTCCGCTAACCGGTACATACTTTAAATCGTCCGGTGGAGGATATTTGGCAGCTGAAATGAAGTTCGCAGGATTTGACATCATTATTATAGAGGGTGTTTCTGACAAACCGGTATACCTTTGGATTCATGATGGAAAATGTGAGTTTAGGGATGCATCCTACTTGATGGGTTTAGATTGCGATGACACCCATACTTTAATAAGAGAAGAATTAGGCGATCCAAGAATTAGAATAGCATGTATAGGCCCAGCAGGTGAAAATAAAGTAAAAATATCAGGAATTTTCAGTGACCGCCGCGCTGCAGCAAGAGGTGGCGGTGGAGCGGTTATGGGCTCTAAAAATCTTAAAGCAATTGCCATAAGAGGTCATGAAAAAGTTGAAATAGCCGATCCGGAAGGTTTCTCGGAAGCTGTTAAAGCACAAATTCAAATGTATAAATCAAATCCAGCTTTTGAAGGATTTAAAGCCCGAGGGACACAAATTGCAGAATTTACAAATCTGTTAGGAATGTTCCCTACCAAAAACTTTAGAGAAGGTGTTATTCAAGGCTGGGAAAACATTGAGGGAGAGGAATTTGATAAATATCGCGTTCGTAAAACCGGATGCCACAGCTGTATGTTGCACTGCGGTAATCTTTCTAAAGTCAATTATGGGAAATATAAAGGAGCATGGAGCGAAGGTCCTGAATACGAATCAATTTGGGCTTTTACCGGAACAATATCACTTCCGGATGTCGGTTTAACAATAGCACTCGATAAACTATGTGATGACCTTGGTCTTGACACGATTTCTACTGGAAGTTCTATCGGCTTTGCCTATGAGCTTTATGAAAAAGGTATAATATCAAAAGATGATACCGGTGGTTTAGAATTAGTATATGGTAATGACGAACCTCTGGTAAAACTAATAAAACAAATCGCATATAGAGAAGGTTTTGGAGATATTTTAGCAGATGGTACCCGGGAAGCAGCAAAGAAAATTGGTAAGGGAGCAGAAAAATATGCTATCCAAGTTAAAGGATTGGAATTACCTGCATATGATCCTCGTGGTGCAAAATCTCATGGTCTTAACTTATTAACTTCCAATATAGGGGCGGATCATAATTCCGGATATGCTCCTCAGGAAATTTTTAACGTTCCGATTCCGAGACCAGTAGATCGTTTTGCAGTGGAAGGAAAAGGAGAAATAACAAAATTTAATCAGGATTTAACAGCATTTTTAGAAACAGGAATATTATGTAGTTTTCCTCCTTCAATGGGTATGATAAACGCCGAAGTATATGGTAAATTAGTATCAACGATTACTGGAATTAAAGATTTTGATGACCCCGAATACATCTGGTTAGTTGGGGAACGAATATACAACTTAGAAAGAATTTTTAATGTTAGAGAAGGTTTCGGTAAGAAAGATGATAGTTTCCCATCACGCCTTATTAGTGAACCTCTTCCTTCAGGCCCGGCTTCAGGTCAAGTATTCGAACAGGACGATTTACTAAAAGATTACTATAAAGTAAGAGGATGGGACCTCGAGACGGGTGTGCCAACAAAAGATAAATTAAAGCAACTCGGGTTAGATTTTGCCTTAGAATATGGAAAATAA
- a CDS encoding MoaD/ThiS family protein, which translates to MENNEYIKVNVMFFGDLRNLTGTRQKEITTKKGVKLSDLLTLLEQEYHFSFKNYIEDNKGIRILINGQEYERLGGINALLGDEFTVVFFPALFGG; encoded by the coding sequence ATGGAAAATAATGAATATATTAAAGTTAATGTAATGTTTTTTGGAGATTTGCGTAACTTAACAGGCACCCGTCAAAAAGAAATCACTACTAAAAAAGGAGTTAAATTATCTGATTTACTAACCTTATTAGAGCAAGAATATCATTTTTCTTTTAAAAATTATATTGAAGATAATAAAGGCATAAGAATACTAATTAACGGTCAGGAATACGAGCGATTGGGCGGAATTAATGCTTTATTGGGCGATGAATTCACAGTAGTTTTCTTTCCAGCTTTGTTTGGGGGCTAA
- a CDS encoding efflux RND transporter periplasmic adaptor subunit yields MKFKKNYFIYVAILLLILLGIVYNLITKSTNVVQSNIYVVSKGNLDVIVKEEGTVNAKDIAFIYPEINGIVKKIYKNENNFVQKGEKLLELTNEEIEVNFKKAELNLKEQEIYLDEITSSEEKYIIKAPNDGYIEEIYVDVGDKINTGATLAKISINPDKTYVKAPFNGEQIKNIKSGQEAEVFFTDSFFKIKGKVKEINKKGEIKENGAIFYYITVEIDGNYFSDNKDPNAIIKVKTVKGVEESVQAGLIMEPEKKDIVSEVNGYVSKINFIKGSKVKKGEAIFVVNDDNIIKDKEKALISYKKAFLEYQLRKSQSEKLIIDSPINGKIVEINVKEGDNITQNLFATKPIAVIADYSEFKIIVPFDEIDAVKIKQGMPANITFDSLPGTICKGIVEKVADIGKKNNDVTTYDVTILIEKNNDVKPGMNANVEIITDRREGILIVPLSAIVKKENKFYVNVIDEKNNKTSLREIQIGIKNGEFVEVINGLKEGEKITVKSNI; encoded by the coding sequence ATGAAATTCAAAAAAAACTATTTTATTTATGTGGCCATTTTATTATTAATCCTTTTGGGAATAGTTTACAATTTGATAACAAAAAGTACTAACGTAGTTCAAAGCAATATTTATGTAGTGTCAAAAGGTAACCTTGATGTTATTGTGAAGGAAGAAGGAACTGTAAATGCAAAAGATATTGCATTTATTTATCCGGAAATAAACGGAATTGTTAAAAAAATTTATAAAAATGAAAATAATTTTGTGCAAAAAGGAGAAAAATTATTGGAATTAACTAACGAGGAAATAGAAGTAAATTTTAAAAAAGCAGAATTAAATTTAAAAGAGCAGGAAATCTACTTAGATGAAATAACTTCATCGGAAGAAAAGTATATAATAAAAGCCCCAAATGACGGTTATATTGAAGAAATTTATGTAGATGTAGGGGATAAAATTAATACAGGAGCAACTTTGGCAAAAATTAGTATAAACCCAGATAAAACATATGTAAAAGCTCCTTTCAATGGAGAACAAATTAAAAATATTAAATCAGGGCAAGAGGCAGAGGTATTTTTTACAGATTCTTTCTTTAAAATTAAAGGAAAGGTTAAAGAAATAAACAAAAAAGGAGAAATAAAAGAAAACGGAGCGATATTTTATTATATTACTGTAGAAATAGATGGGAACTATTTTAGTGATAATAAAGATCCTAATGCGATAATAAAAGTAAAGACAGTTAAAGGTGTGGAAGAAAGTGTTCAAGCTGGTTTAATAATGGAGCCAGAGAAAAAGGATATTGTTTCAGAGGTAAATGGTTATGTGTCGAAAATAAATTTTATTAAAGGTTCTAAAGTAAAAAAGGGGGAAGCAATATTTGTTGTAAATGATGACAATATTATAAAAGATAAAGAAAAAGCTCTAATTTCTTATAAAAAAGCCTTTTTAGAATATCAATTAAGAAAAAGTCAATCAGAAAAACTCATAATAGATTCGCCAATTAATGGAAAAATAGTTGAAATAAATGTAAAGGAAGGAGATAATATTACACAAAATCTATTTGCAACTAAACCAATTGCAGTGATAGCCGACTATTCTGAATTTAAAATTATTGTTCCTTTTGATGAAATAGATGCTGTAAAAATAAAACAGGGTATGCCGGCAAATATAACGTTTGATTCTTTGCCAGGGACAATTTGCAAAGGTATAGTGGAAAAGGTAGCTGATATCGGTAAAAAAAATAATGATGTTACTACTTACGATGTTACAATTTTAATTGAAAAAAATAATGATGTGAAACCAGGGATGAATGCAAATGTAGAAATAATAACTGATAGAAGAGAAGGTATTTTGATAGTTCCGCTTTCTGCTATAGTAAAAAAAGAGAATAAATTTTATGTAAATGTGATTGATGAAAAAAATAATAAAACATCCCTTCGGGAAATACAAATAGGAATTAAAAATGGTGAATTTGTCGAAGTTATAAATGGACTGAAAGAGGGAGAAAAAATAACTGTAAAATCAAATATATAA
- a CDS encoding ABC transporter permease — protein sequence MIIYRIPIRIILRNKGQFMGIFIMMLLATMTYSLLSISMFNIENNYKLFTTKYVQEDAHFITLEPINEKKFEEKYGLKLEERKVSEIEMEGKTLRIFSPPKEINKCYAIAGKDYPDKRKILLDTLFAQANNIKIGDEYIVGSRNFRVAGFISLPDYIYIIRYDQDLMNNSQKFGIGILNDSDLAHFEQLSYHYYVVKNLYTNIDEIKEDLKKYSLINFVEKNKNPRIVYTEMKVNSTKSIIAPITLFITFISSFLLFIVLLRIINSMQVEIGTLYAIGYKKMEIFKTFMIIPVILWVTGSLVGLSLGYTISLPFIDLYKTYFNIPIIYNVVPIREIIFSILLPGVFVIFSSILGILKLLKKEPVELIRGDDNEKVFKFIDFPLLDRFNFINKIMIKYGLIRISRELVMITGIAFAAFLLIYGFTAEREIRGIVENTFNRAFNYNYMYIFNETLRGEKYREAERFNVIYLTDEKNSNVIIYGIESNSKMIKLTNLKGENADISGLVITKPLAIKLGVKIGDKVALKNNVDDKIFMLTISDIVDINLGNYGYMRLVDFNQTFDYPEGSYRGIFSKVAYDIKKSILFLEQDKSYIIESFKNTIEPMRKMLSLIGGISSILSLAITYVFSNLIINENRKNIAIFKVLGYYDREISKIILGSNRFSFFVGILLGIPLFNILSNLLISNAAKQADFYIEFKADFFGILLSYLILIIIYMFSQKLSINKIYSISMSQILKEKID from the coding sequence GTGATAATTTACAGGATCCCCATTAGAATAATCTTAAGAAACAAAGGTCAATTTATGGGAATTTTTATTATGATGTTATTGGCAACGATGACCTATTCCCTTCTTTCAATATCCATGTTTAACATTGAAAACAATTACAAGCTTTTTACAACTAAATATGTTCAGGAAGATGCTCATTTTATTACTTTAGAACCAATAAATGAAAAAAAATTTGAAGAAAAATATGGATTAAAGCTTGAAGAAAGAAAAGTATCTGAAATAGAAATGGAGGGAAAAACGCTAAGAATATTTTCTCCTCCAAAAGAAATAAATAAATGTTATGCTATTGCAGGAAAGGATTATCCTGATAAACGGAAGATATTACTGGACACTTTATTTGCTCAAGCAAATAATATTAAAATCGGAGACGAATATATTGTTGGAAGCAGAAATTTCAGGGTTGCCGGATTTATCAGTTTACCCGATTATATTTACATTATAAGATATGATCAGGATTTAATGAATAATTCCCAAAAATTTGGAATAGGGATTTTGAATGATAGCGATTTGGCACATTTTGAGCAATTATCTTATCATTATTATGTTGTTAAAAATTTATATACAAATATTGATGAGATAAAAGAGGATTTAAAAAAATATAGTTTAATAAATTTTGTTGAAAAAAATAAAAATCCCCGTATAGTTTATACGGAAATGAAGGTTAATAGCACAAAAAGTATCATTGCTCCGATAACTTTATTCATTACTTTTATTTCTTCTTTTTTACTTTTTATTGTTTTATTAAGGATAATTAATTCTATGCAGGTAGAAATTGGAACTTTATATGCCATTGGTTATAAAAAGATGGAGATTTTTAAAACATTTATGATTATCCCCGTAATTTTATGGGTTACAGGTTCATTGGTAGGATTATCTTTAGGTTATACTATTTCCCTTCCTTTTATTGACCTTTACAAAACTTATTTTAATATACCAATAATATATAATGTCGTTCCGATTAGAGAAATTATATTTTCAATTTTGCTTCCCGGGGTATTTGTTATTTTTTCCAGCATATTAGGGATTTTAAAACTTTTAAAAAAAGAGCCTGTTGAATTAATAAGAGGAGACGATAATGAAAAGGTATTTAAATTTATTGATTTTCCTTTGCTGGATAGATTCAACTTTATAAATAAAATAATGATAAAATATGGATTAATAAGAATAAGTCGTGAATTAGTAATGATTACAGGGATAGCTTTCGCAGCATTTCTGCTTATTTATGGGTTCACAGCAGAAAGGGAGATTAGGGGAATTGTTGAAAACACTTTTAACAGAGCTTTTAATTATAATTACATGTATATATTCAATGAAACATTAAGAGGTGAAAAATACCGCGAAGCGGAAAGATTTAACGTTATCTACTTAACCGATGAAAAAAATAGCAATGTAATTATTTACGGTATAGAAAGTAATTCAAAAATGATAAAATTAACAAATTTGAAAGGAGAAAATGCAGATATTTCAGGATTAGTTATAACTAAACCCCTTGCAATAAAATTGGGTGTAAAAATCGGTGATAAAGTAGCACTTAAAAATAATGTTGACGATAAAATTTTTATGTTAACAATAAGCGATATTGTTGATATAAACCTGGGTAATTACGGGTATATGCGGCTTGTTGATTTCAATCAAACCTTTGATTATCCTGAAGGTTCTTATAGAGGAATATTTTCGAAAGTAGCCTATGATATTAAAAAAAGTATTTTATTTTTAGAACAGGATAAAAGTTATATAATTGAGTCCTTTAAAAATACAATAGAACCTATGAGAAAAATGTTAAGTTTAATCGGGGGAATTTCTTCTATATTATCGTTAGCGATAACTTATGTTTTTTCAAATTTAATTATTAATGAAAACAGGAAAAATATTGCTATTTTTAAGGTATTGGGCTATTACGATAGGGAAATTTCCAAAATAATTTTGGGTTCAAACAGATTTTCTTTCTTTGTAGGTATATTATTGGGTATTCCCCTTTTTAATATTCTTTCGAATTTATTAATATCAAATGCTGCAAAACAAGCAGATTTTTACATTGAATTTAAGGCTGACTTTTTTGGTATTTTATTGTCCTATTTAATATTAATAATTATTTATATGTTTTCGCAAAAATTATCTATAAATAAAATTTATTCTATATCTATGTCTCAGATTCTCAAAGAAAAAATAGATTAA
- a CDS encoding ABC transporter ATP-binding protein encodes MSIKVCNLKKRYMIGKNEIFALNNVSFEINKGSFAVILGPSGSGKSTLLNILGGIDKADEGKIIIDDEEITKYSDEKLTEYRRNYVGFIFQFYNLVNTLNVYENVCSTAVLSKNSLDVEEILDVIGLKAHKRKFPYELSGGEQQRVAIARAIVKNPKMILCDEPTGALDYENAKNILSILRNINQKYNTTVFLVTHNVAISKMADVIIRLRSGEIIDYILNEAPLKAEEVEW; translated from the coding sequence ATGTCTATCAAAGTATGCAACTTAAAAAAACGTTATATGATAGGAAAAAATGAAATTTTTGCATTGAATAATGTAAGTTTTGAAATAAACAAAGGTTCTTTTGCCGTAATATTAGGACCTTCAGGCTCCGGTAAATCAACCCTTTTGAATATTCTGGGTGGCATCGATAAGGCTGATGAAGGTAAAATAATCATTGATGACGAAGAGATAACAAAGTATTCTGATGAAAAATTAACAGAATATAGAAGGAACTACGTAGGTTTTATTTTTCAATTTTACAATCTGGTAAATACTTTAAATGTCTACGAAAATGTATGTTCGACTGCAGTTCTTTCTAAAAATTCATTAGACGTGGAAGAAATTTTAGATGTGATTGGACTAAAAGCTCATAAGAGGAAATTTCCCTATGAACTATCGGGGGGAGAACAACAAAGAGTGGCAATTGCCAGGGCAATAGTTAAAAACCCCAAAATGATTTTGTGTGATGAACCTACGGGAGCATTAGATTACGAAAATGCAAAAAATATTCTTTCGATTTTAAGGAATATTAACCAAAAATACAACACGACGGTGTTTTTAGTGACTCACAATGTGGCGATTTCGAAAATGGCTGATGTCATTATTAGATTGAGAAGCGGGGAAATAATAGATTACATATTAAATGAGGCACCTCTGAAAGCGGAGGAGGTTGAGTGGTGA
- a CDS encoding DUF362 domain-containing protein → MSTVVILKCEDYNPELICEKLQYALKMIDFRPENYKKLLLKPNLLMSKKPEEATTTHPAVVEGLINILKKENIDLIVADSPGGPYNVKRLNAVYEKTGIKDVCEKTGTPLNYNTSSIEIELKGESKIKALPVIYPYKECDGVVSLAKLKTHGMAVYTGAVKNLYGMIPGGYKVELHFRIREIERFMDLLLDMYETINPLLSIIDGVIAMEGDGPSQGTGRKLGILIISDDALAADYAASRIINLSKNDFPLIKRAIERGLFKEESIRFVGDSIDSVKVNDFKIPLKKDMTFIRGILPRFLEIYLKEIMTPKPYVVLNQCKGCSECYLTCPPKAICIEDKKAKIDYKKCIKCFCCHELCPYQAIKIRRNFIYEKLLK, encoded by the coding sequence TTGTCAACAGTAGTAATTCTAAAATGTGAAGATTATAATCCAGAATTAATTTGTGAAAAATTACAATACGCCTTAAAAATGATAGATTTTAGGCCTGAAAATTATAAAAAACTCTTATTAAAACCAAATCTTCTAATGAGTAAAAAACCTGAAGAAGCTACAACTACACATCCAGCAGTAGTTGAAGGCCTTATAAATATTTTAAAAAAAGAAAATATTGATTTGATAGTAGCTGACAGTCCGGGGGGACCTTATAATGTAAAAAGGCTTAATGCTGTATATGAAAAGACCGGGATAAAAGACGTATGTGAAAAAACCGGAACTCCGTTAAACTATAATACAAGTTCAATAGAAATTGAACTCAAAGGGGAAAGTAAGATAAAAGCCTTACCTGTTATTTATCCTTATAAAGAATGCGATGGTGTTGTATCTCTTGCAAAACTAAAAACTCATGGTATGGCAGTGTATACAGGAGCTGTTAAAAATTTGTACGGAATGATTCCCGGAGGCTATAAGGTGGAATTACATTTCAGGATTAGAGAAATAGAAAGGTTTATGGATCTTCTTTTAGATATGTACGAAACAATTAATCCTTTATTATCTATAATTGATGGGGTTATTGCAATGGAGGGAGATGGTCCTTCACAGGGGACTGGGAGAAAATTAGGTATTCTTATTATTTCCGATGATGCTTTAGCTGCAGATTATGCTGCATCCAGGATAATCAATTTGAGTAAAAACGATTTTCCGCTTATTAAGAGAGCTATAGAAAGGGGATTGTTTAAAGAAGAAAGTATAAGATTTGTTGGAGATAGTATAGATTCGGTTAAAGTTAACGATTTTAAGATTCCATTAAAAAAAGACATGACCTTCATTAGAGGAATTCTTCCGAGATTTTTGGAAATTTATTTAAAAGAGATAATGACGCCAAAACCCTATGTCGTTTTAAATCAATGCAAGGGGTGTTCTGAGTGCTATTTAACATGTCCTCCCAAGGCTATTTGTATAGAAGATAAAAAGGCTAAAATCGATTATAAAAAATGTATTAAATGTTTCTGCTGTCATGAGCTTTGTCCTTATCAAGCCATAAAGATAAGAAGAAATTTCATATATGAAAAATTGCTTAAATGA
- a CDS encoding sigma-54-dependent Fis family transcriptional regulator — protein sequence MKSKIALISPYPELTNIAKRISVAQGEDIDIYEGVLEEGVEIAKKLSNQKEADVIISRGATGALIRKNIDIPFVSIEITDFDVFLALYEAAPFSNHIGFFGYDYKKGHFDFELFSKILNKKISCFYYKSEKELREKLYESKESGIDMAVGTGACIIEEAQKLGLKGKLVFSSASSVLQAIITAKNIRAVIEKDRGQKELINTLLEHITEGIIALDEERKVIMYNSVSEKLLKAPKKEVLNKKIFDINFNTLQKIYKDSQLAKEEIIEIENKKLLVKRSNINIDSKNIGTVITVQDISKIQEVEQSIRTKLVKKGLIATYRFEDIYGNSKILLETINKAKKYSCTDSTVLILGESGTGKELFAQSIHNESKRSDGPFVAINCAALPENLLESELFGYEEGAFTGAKKGGKAGLFELAHGGTLFLDEIGDLSLNLQAQLLRVLQEKKVMRLGGHQLIPVDVRIIAATNTDLKNKIEEGKFRRDLYYRLNILTLTIPPLRERKEDIEVLCINFIKEFNELYGKKISPQLEDKIYKLLFDYHWPGNVRELKNIIEKCVILCEDQKISYSLISSLLNETGLIQNNDLNDRQKIIVNIGTLEEMEKQIFKEIFLKYNNKKEVARVLGVSRTTLWKKMKEYEK from the coding sequence TTGAAGAGCAAAATTGCGCTTATTTCACCTTATCCTGAACTGACAAATATCGCTAAAAGGATTTCGGTGGCACAAGGAGAGGATATAGATATTTATGAAGGAGTCTTAGAGGAAGGAGTAGAGATTGCCAAAAAGCTCTCAAATCAAAAGGAAGCGGATGTAATAATAAGCCGTGGAGCAACGGGTGCATTAATAAGAAAAAATATAGACATTCCTTTCGTTAGTATCGAAATAACAGATTTTGACGTCTTTTTAGCATTATATGAAGCGGCTCCTTTTTCTAATCACATTGGTTTTTTTGGATATGATTATAAAAAAGGACATTTTGATTTTGAATTATTTTCAAAAATATTAAATAAAAAAATAAGTTGTTTTTATTATAAATCAGAAAAAGAATTAAGGGAAAAACTTTATGAATCAAAAGAATCAGGTATAGACATGGCAGTAGGTACGGGAGCTTGTATAATTGAAGAAGCACAAAAATTGGGATTAAAAGGGAAACTGGTTTTTTCCAGTGCTTCATCGGTATTACAGGCAATAATTACCGCTAAAAACATCAGGGCAGTTATAGAAAAAGACAGAGGACAAAAGGAATTAATTAATACCCTCTTAGAGCATATTACGGAAGGTATAATTGCATTAGACGAAGAAAGAAAAGTAATTATGTACAATTCCGTTTCGGAAAAATTACTTAAAGCACCGAAAAAAGAAGTATTAAATAAAAAAATTTTTGATATCAATTTTAATACCCTTCAAAAAATTTATAAAGATAGTCAGTTAGCAAAAGAAGAAATCATAGAAATAGAAAACAAAAAATTACTGGTAAAAAGATCAAATATTAATATAGATAGCAAAAATATAGGTACGGTTATTACAGTACAGGATATCAGCAAAATACAGGAAGTGGAACAATCTATCAGGACAAAACTTGTTAAAAAAGGATTAATTGCCACATACAGATTTGAAGATATTTACGGAAATAGTAAAATTTTATTGGAAACTATTAACAAAGCAAAAAAATACAGCTGTACCGATTCAACAGTATTAATTTTGGGTGAAAGTGGCACGGGCAAGGAGCTTTTTGCTCAGAGTATTCACAACGAAAGTAAAAGAAGCGATGGTCCTTTTGTAGCAATAAATTGTGCTGCTTTACCTGAAAATCTTTTGGAAAGTGAACTTTTTGGTTATGAAGAAGGCGCGTTTACCGGAGCCAAGAAAGGAGGAAAAGCCGGACTTTTTGAATTGGCTCATGGAGGCACTCTGTTTTTGGATGAAATAGGAGACCTATCTTTAAATTTGCAGGCTCAACTTTTAAGAGTATTACAGGAGAAAAAAGTAATGCGCTTGGGGGGACATCAATTAATTCCTGTTGATGTAAGGATTATCGCTGCCACTAATACCGATTTAAAAAATAAGATCGAAGAAGGTAAATTTAGAAGGGATTTATATTATAGATTAAATATTTTGACATTGACTATTCCACCTCTAAGAGAAAGAAAGGAAGATATTGAGGTATTATGTATAAATTTTATCAAAGAATTTAATGAACTATACGGTAAAAAAATTTCTCCGCAGCTGGAAGATAAGATTTATAAATTACTTTTTGATTACCATTGGCCCGGGAACGTGAGAGAATTAAAAAATATAATTGAGAAATGTGTAATATTATGCGAAGACCAAAAAATTTCTTATAGTTTAATTTCGTCACTGCTTAATGAAACCGGGTTAATTCAAAATAATGATTTAAATGACAGGCAAAAAATTATAGTAAATATTGGAACGCTGGAAGAAATGGAAAAACAAATATTTAAAGAAATATTTTTAAAATATAATAATAAAAAAGAAGTAGCCAGGGTTTTAGGAGTAAGTAGAACCACTTTATGGAAAAAAATGAAAGAATATGAAAAATAA
- a CDS encoding electron transfer flavoprotein subunit alpha, with the protein MALIVKKENCTGCGICVETCAYKGIRLDSKGIAEITENCILCGQCVDSCPVEALYMEEKIQESEKQNYRGIMVFIEHELGKIHSVSFELLGKAKKIADELKVPVYAMVIGDSINEIIKEVKNYEVDVIYAVSAPWLYDYQTKPFILEAESIIKHSKPEIVLIGATTLGRDFAGALATRLETGLTADCTELSIDKEKGLLLQTRPAFGGNIMATIICPYKRPQMATVRPKVMPMPHKVFGKDCRIIQLQPVSGPKDLDLEIVDFLPDTVGKVNIAEADIIVSGGRGMKGPENFHMLFELAELLGGAVGASRAAVDSGWIPYAHQVGQTGRTVRPKLYIACGISGAIQHLAGMQTSEVIVAINKDPEAPIFKVANYGIVGDLFKVVPEIIKQIKEKKGK; encoded by the coding sequence ATGGCTCTAATTGTAAAAAAAGAAAATTGCACAGGATGCGGGATTTGTGTAGAAACATGCGCTTATAAAGGAATAAGATTAGATTCAAAAGGAATTGCTGAAATTACAGAAAATTGTATTTTATGCGGTCAGTGCGTAGACTCCTGTCCTGTAGAGGCACTTTATATGGAAGAAAAAATACAGGAATCTGAAAAACAAAACTACAGAGGAATAATGGTATTTATAGAACACGAGTTAGGAAAAATACATTCTGTTTCTTTTGAGCTATTGGGAAAGGCTAAAAAGATTGCCGATGAATTAAAAGTGCCAGTCTATGCTATGGTGATAGGTGACAGCATTAACGAAATAATAAAAGAGGTAAAAAATTATGAAGTAGATGTAATTTATGCGGTAAGCGCACCATGGTTATATGATTATCAGACAAAACCTTTTATTTTAGAAGCTGAAAGTATTATAAAACATTCGAAACCCGAAATAGTATTGATAGGAGCGACGACCCTTGGCAGAGATTTTGCCGGTGCGCTGGCAACAAGGCTGGAAACGGGATTAACTGCCGATTGTACGGAACTCTCTATTGATAAAGAAAAAGGGCTGTTACTCCAAACACGTCCTGCCTTTGGTGGAAATATTATGGCCACTATAATTTGTCCTTACAAAAGACCTCAAATGGCAACCGTAAGACCCAAGGTCATGCCTATGCCTCACAAAGTGTTTGGAAAAGATTGCAGAATTATACAATTGCAACCCGTATCCGGTCCCAAAGATTTGGATTTAGAAATAGTAGATTTTTTGCCGGATACGGTTGGAAAAGTAAATATCGCTGAAGCAGATATAATTGTGTCGGGTGGTAGAGGTATGAAAGGGCCGGAGAACTTTCATATGCTTTTTGAGCTTGCAGAGCTTCTTGGAGGAGCTGTAGGAGCTTCCCGTGCTGCGGTGGACAGCGGATGGATTCCATATGCTCACCAGGTAGGCCAAACGGGAAGGACCGTCAGGCCAAAGCTCTATATTGCGTGTGGAATTTCAGGTGCTATTCAGCATCTGGCGGGGATGCAGACTTCAGAAGTAATAGTTGCTATAAATAAGGATCCTGAAGCCCCTATATTTAAAGTTGCCAATTATGGAATTGTAGGAGACCTTTTCAAGGTTGTTCCGGAAATAATTAAACAAATTAAAGAAAAGAAGGGAAAATAA